A stretch of Telopea speciosissima isolate NSW1024214 ecotype Mountain lineage chromosome 11, Tspe_v1, whole genome shotgun sequence DNA encodes these proteins:
- the LOC122645107 gene encoding uncharacterized protein LOC122645107 encodes MTGHFEVKVLGIKVKPRVVDTEIALRAGIEELWSYVGKGTGSKYVVGLDIECKPFESVNRVSVLKLACGAFCLIIRLLKLGTIPNFLFNFLRLPDISFAGVGIKENVALLEKDYGLQCRNIVDLPTLAAAVLDDRRLVGYGLVDLAYHVIPLQAIKKPPCVFLSDWSGDNLSTEEIEFATIDAHVSYKIGNKLLGGL; translated from the coding sequence ATGACTGGACACTTTGAAGTTAAGGTACTGGGCATCAAAGTCAAGCCCAGAGTGGTAGACACAGAAATCGCTTTAAGGGCTGGCATTGAAGAGCTCTGGTCATACGTTGGCAAAGGCACTGGTTCAAAGTACGTGGTGGGTTTAGACATCGAATGCAAACCATTTGAATCCGTAAACAGGGTTTCAGTTTTGAAATTGGCTTGTGGGGCTTTTTGTCTCATCATAAGGCTCCTGAAATTGGGTACAATCCCTAATTTCCTCTTCAATTTCCTTCGTTTACCTGATATTTCCTTTGCGGGTGTTGGAATCAAAGAGAATGTTGCTTTACTTGAGAAGGATTATGGGCTTCAATGTCGAAACATAGTTGATCTTCCAACATTAGCTGCTGCGGTTCTTGATGATCGACGGCTTGTGGGTTATGGATTGGTTGATTTGGCTTATCATGTTATCCCACTGCAGGCTATCAAGAAACCTCCGTGTGTGTTTTTGAGTGATTGGAGTGGAGACAACCTTTCTACAGAGGAGATTGAGTTTGCAACAATTGATGCTCATGTTTCTTATAAGATTGGCAACAAATTGCTTGGAGGGTTGTGA
- the LOC122646646 gene encoding protein DMR6-LIKE OXYGENASE 2-like, producing MATAKVLLTDLSSGISHVPSNYVRPISDRPNLLHVQSSEQSIPVIDLQGLNGPNHSNIVKEIGQACQQDGFFQVKNHGIPERMIDNMLRVSKEFFQLPERERLKIYSTDPSKTVRLSTSFNVKTEKVANWRDFLRLHCYPLEDYVHEWPSNPPTFRDDVAQYCTNVRGLALRLLEAISESLGLQSDYIDKALHKHSQHMAINYYPPCPQPELTYGLPVHTDPNVITILLQDDIPGLQVLRNGKWVPINPTPNTFIINIGDQIEVLSNGRYKSVLHRAVVNCNNERISIPTFYCPSPDAVIKPAEELVDKEHPALYRSFTYGEYYNTFWNRGLAAGKCLDMFRASTT from the exons ATGGCTACCGCAAAGGTATTGTTAACTGATCTTTCGTCGGGAATAAGCCATGTCCCTTCAAATTATGTCCGACCCATTTCCGATCGTCCGAATCTTCTCCATGTTCAATCATCGGAACAATCGATTCCTGTCATTGATCTCCAAGGCCTCAATGGTCCTAACCACTCTAACATTGTTAAAGAGATTGGCCAAGCATGTCAACAAGATGGTTTCTTtcag GTGAAGAACCATGGAATACCAGAGAGGATGATAGATAACATGTTAAGAGTATCAAAGGAGTTCTTCCAATTGCCTGAAAGAGAGAGGTTGAAAATCTACTCCACTGATCCTTCCAAGACTGTGAGGCTCTCAACAAGTTTTAATGTGAAAACAGAAAAAGTTGCAAATTGGAGAGATTTTTTGAGACTTCATTGTTACCCTCTTGAAGATTATGTGCATGAATGGCCATCTAATCCTCCCACTTTTAG AGACGATGTGGCTCAATACTGCACAAATGTGAGAGGCCTTGCATTAAGATTGCTTGAAGCAATTTCAGAGAGCTTAGGCCTACAAAGTGATTACATAGACAAGGCATTACATAAACATTCACAACACATGGCCATCAATTACTATCCACCATGTCCTCAACCGGAGCTTACTTACGGATTACCCGTTCATACCGATCCAAACGTAATCACCATTCTTCTGCAAGACGATATTCCCGGTTTGCAGGTCCTTAGAAACGGCAAGTGGGTACCCATCAACCCGACTCCGAATACCTTCATTATCAACATTGGTGATCAAATTGAG GTGCTTAGTAATGGAAGGTACAAAAGTGTGCTCCATAGGGCTGTGGTAAATTGCAACAATGAAAGAATCTCAATCCCAACTTTCTATTGCCCATCACCTGATGCTGTGATCAAACCTGCAGAGGAGCTAGTAGACAAAGAACACCCTGCCCTCTACAGAAGCTTTACCTATGGAGAGTATTACAACACGTTTTGGAATCGAGGACTTGCCGCAGGGAAATGCTTAGATATGTTTAGAGCTTCTACAACTTAG
- the LOC122645525 gene encoding putative disease resistance protein At1g58400, giving the protein MAEAAVKSFLQRLSSLILQENEASPTALQDQIKKLQNRLEEIGSFPREVDKSKQEDGLVCNWESDLMETLHDANNCIDQYVTETRSQDESNQALSIVQFCSELEKIDASLAGISRRRSQLNMPPTLEAKEEIEQSSSTDGVDEEGEESLAPFALKYSNLPFYLRSCLLYCSLFPEKISRGRLVRLLVAEGILQEKPGEVMEDIAEENINELVRQGMLGFEFDFKNKNELKVEDPYHIICQIKLQEGEGITPDLVSDSNFPQSSRIVFIHYRGEIITTSLNDHSIRSLHVFSDYSEGLIPDEYRYEGIPDDHWACVRNAFFHNFNFLRVLDLENLKIKSLPEEIGDLIQLRYLGLKHSALNEIPESIGNLQNLQTLDIRWPRNRRLVLPIGVLNLLQLRHLKLPMNQTEVPSGIGILTNLLSLTGLFARPGIIEELRSLIQLRKLELMDVSEEHASELSASIMKMRGLVSLSLVTSGHKDELLPTWEPFSPPPCFKKLRLDGRLMDLPHWVISMENLTKLRLGYSFLPKEAVSVLKELNKEFCRVGGFPKLEELTIASMNLVEWTEIEEGAFPSLEILWFHNCPQLMNLPEGLQNVTTLKVLKMIPLHPDHELRLKPDGGEENYKIKHIPLVQLFRMPTVFDF; this is encoded by the exons ATGGCAGAAGCTGCAGTGAAATCCTTTCTGCAAAGATTGAGTTCTCTAATATTGCAAGAGAATGAAGCTTCTCCAACAGCTCTGCAAGATCAAATCAAAAAGCTGCAGAACAGACTTGAGGAGATTGGAAGCTTTCCTAGAGAAGTAGATAAGAGCAAACAAGAAGATGGATTGGTTTGCAATTGGGAGAGCGATTTGATGGAAACATTACATGATGCAAACAATTGTATCGATCAGTATGTCACTGAGACTAGAAGTCAAGATGAATCCAATCAGGCACTGTCAATTGTGCAATTTTGCAGTGAATTAGAGAAGATCGATGCAAGTCTTGCCGGAATTTCACGCCGAAGGTCTCAACTCAATATGCCGCCGACATTGGAAGCAAAAGAGGAAATTGAGCAAAGTTCTTCTACTGATGGAGTTGATGAAGAAGGTGAGGAATCTCTTGCTCCCTTTGCATTGAAATATAGTAACTTACCTTTTTATCTTAGATCCTGCTTACTCTACTGTTCTCTCTTCCCTGAGAAAATAAGTAGAGGAAGATTGGTTCGGTTATTGGTGGCTGAAGGTATTTTACAAGAAAAACCAGGGGAAGTCATGGAGGATATTGCTGAAGAAAATATCAATGAATTAGTTCGCCAAGGAATGCTTGGATTTGAATTTgacttcaaaaataaaaatgaactcaaagttgAAGATCCTTATCATATAATCTGTCAAATTAAGCTGCAGGAAGGAGAAGGTATCACTCCAGATCTAGTTTCTGATTCTAATTTTCCTCAGAGTTCCCGCATTGTTTTCATCCATTACCGTGGTGAGATTATCACAACAAGCTTGAATGATCACTCAATTAGATCATTACATGTCTTTTCAGACTATTCAGAAGGATTAATTCCCGATGAGTATCGGTATGAAGGCATTCCTGACGACCACTGGGCCTGTGTAAGAAATGCCTTCTTCCATAACTTCAATTTTTTGAGGGTTTTGGACTTAGAGAATCTTAAAATTAAGAGCTTACCAGAAGAAATAGGAGATCTGATACAGTTGAGGTACCTAGGTTTAAAACATTCAGCACTGAATGAGATTCCAGAGAGCATAGGAAATCTTCAAAATCTACAAACTTTGGATATTAGATGGCCTAGAAATCGGAGGCTAGTATTACCAATTGGAGTCCTGAATCTTCTACAGTTGAGGCACCTTAAGTTGCCAATGAATCAAACAGAAGTCCCCTCAGGTATAGGTATATTAACAAATCTCCTGAGTCTAACTGGTTTATTCGCAAGACCCGGCATCATCGAAGAATTAAGAAGTTTGATTCAACTCAGGAAACTGGAATTGATGGATGTATCTGAAGAACATGCCAGTGAGCTCTCTGCTTCTATTATGAAGATGAGAGGActtgtgtctttatctctagtTACAAGTGGTCATAAGGATGAACTGTTGCCCACATGGGAGCCATTTTCACCACCACCATGTTTCAAAAAACTTCGCCTAGATGGGCGTTTAATGGATCTCCCTCACTGGGTCATCTCCATGGAGAACCTCACTAAGCTAAGATTAGGTTATTCCTTTCTACCTAAGGAAGCAGTTTctgttct CAAAGAACTGAACAAAGAATTTTGTCGGGTGGGTGGGTTTCCTAAGCTGGAGGAACTTACTATTGCTTCTATGAATCTAGTGGAATGGACTGAGATTGAAGAAGGGGCATTTCCAAGCCTAGAAATCCTCTGGTTTCACAATTGTCCACAGTTGATGAATCTACCGGAAGGACTGCAAAATGTCACCACTTTAAAAGTGCTGAAGATGATACCTTTGCACCCAGATCATGAGCTGAGGTTGAAACCTGATGGAGGCGAAGAGAATTACAAGATCAAACACATTCCACTGGTACAACTTTTTAGAATGCCAACTGTTTTTGATTTCTGA